From a region of the Primulina eburnea isolate SZY01 chromosome 7, ASM2296580v1, whole genome shotgun sequence genome:
- the LOC140835945 gene encoding cytokinin hydroxylase-like, whose translation MELVVFMAIFILCLYFLLKVVYETISCYYITPKRIRKIMEKQGVHGPKPRFLVGNILEMASLVAKSTSHDMDSINHDIVGRLLPHFVSWSESYGKRFIYWNGIEPRMCLTETELIKELLSKYSTISGKSWLQQQGSKHFIGHGLLMANGDDWYHQRHIVAPAFMGDKLRIYAVYMVECTKQMLQSLENEVKNGRTEFEIGEYMSRLTAEIISRTEFDCNYEKGKQIFHLLTVLQHLCAQASRHLCFPGSRFFPSKYNREIKSLKMEVERLLMEIIQSRKDCVEIGRSLSHGNDLLGILLNEMQKKRSNGFSLNLQVIMDECKTFFFAGHETTALLLTWTVMLLAINRDWQEKVRAEVSQVCCGSGGAAPSVDQLSKLTLLNMVINESLRLYPPASVLPRMAFEDIKLGDLHIPKGLSIWIPMLAIHHSEEIWGKDVNDFNPARFVSKSFASGRHFIPFAAGPRNCVGQSFALMEAKIILAMLITRFSFDISENYRHAPVVVLTIKPKYGVQVRLTPLSA comes from the exons ATGGAATTGGTGGTTTTCATGGCCATATTCATATTATGCCTCTATTTCCTCCTAAAAGTTGTTTATGAAACTATATCATGTTACTACATAACCCCGAAAAGAATCAGGAAAATAATGGAAAAACAGGGAGTGCACGGCCCAAAACCCCGATTCCTGGTTGGCAACATCTTGGAGATGGCTTCTTTGGTGGCGAAATCAACCTCCCACGACATGGACTCGATCAACCATGATATCGTGGGACGTCTCCTTCCTCATTTCGTTTCTTGGTCCGAGTCATACG GGAAGAGATTTATATATTGGAACGGAATTGAGCCCAGGATGTGCTTAACCGAAACCGAACTTATCAAAGAACTTTTATCTAAATACAGCACAATTTCCGGGAAATCATGGCTGCAACAACAGGGCTCTAAGCATTTTATCGGGCATGGTTTGTTAATGGCGAATGGGGACGACTGGTACCATCAACGACACATTGTGGCACCAGCATTCATGGGAGACAAGCTAAgg ATCTATGCAGTATACATGGTGGAATGCACCAAACAGATGCTGCAGTCACTGGAGAATGAAGTAAAGAATGGCCGAACAGAATTTGAAATAGGCGAATACATGAGCCGACTAACGGCTGAGATCATTTCAAGGACTGAATTTGATTGCAACTATGAAAAGGGGAAGCAAATATTTCATCTGTTAACAGTTTTGCAGCATCTTTGTGCTCAAGCAAGCCGCCATTTGTGCTTCCCTGGAAGCCG GTTTTTTCCAAGCAAATACAACAGAGAAATAAAATCACTGAAAATGGAGGTGGAAAGGCTGTTAATGGAGATAATACAGAGTAGAAAAGACTGCGTAGAAATAGGGCGAAGCTTGTCTCACGGGAATGATTTGCTGGGAATTTTGCTTAACGAGATGCAGAAGAAGAGGAGTAACGGGTTCAGTTTGAACTTACAAGTAATAATGGATGAGTGCAAGACTTTCTTTTTTGCTGGGCATGAGACCACAGCTCTGTTGCTGACTTGGACAGTGATGTTGCTGGCGATTAATCGGGATTGGCAGGAGAAAGTGCGCGCGGAGGTCAGCCAAGTCTGCTGCGGCAGTGGCGGTGCTGCGCCGTCTGTCGATCAGCTCTCGAAACTTACTTTG TTAAACATGGTGATAAATGAATCACTTAGGTTGTATCCACCAGCGTCAGTACTTCCAAGAATGGCATTTGAAGACATCAAGCTAGGTGATCTCCACATCCCAAAGGGTCTTTCCATATGGATCCCAATGCTTGCCATTCATCACAGTGAAGAGATATGGGGCAAAGATGTGAACGACTTCAATCCCGCTAGATTCGTATCGAAATCATTCGCCTCGGGTCGacatttcattccttttgcCGCCGGTCCGAGAAATTGTGTAGGCCAATCTTTTGCCCTGATGGAAGCCAAGATCATATTAGCCATGTTGATCACGAGATTCAGTTTTGATATATCGGAAAATTATCGTCACGCTCCGGTGGTTGTTCTCACGATAAAACCAAAGTATGGTGTTCAAGTCCGTTTGACACCCTTAAGTGCGTGA
- the LOC140836398 gene encoding small ribosomal subunit protein eS7 isoform X2 has product MFTASQKIHKDRDAEPTEFEENVAQALFDLENTNQEIKSDLKDLYINSALQIDVSGSKKAVVIHVPYRLRKAFRKIHPRLVRELEKKFSGKEVVLIATRRIVRPPKKGSAVQRPRTRTLTSVHEAMLEDIVYPAEIVGKRVRYRLDGSKIMKIFLDPKAKNDTENKLETFSGVYRKLSGKDVVFEFPITEA; this is encoded by the exons ATGTTCACTGCCTCTCAGAAGATTCACAAAGACAGGGACGCTGAGCCCACTGAATTTGAGGAGAATGTTGCTCAG GCTCTGTTTGATTTGGAAAATACAAACCAAGAGATTAAGAGTGACTTGAAAGACCTCTACATCAACTCTGCCTT GCAAATTGATGTTTCTGGAAGCAAGAAGGCTGTTGTGATCCATGTCCCTTATCGATTGCGGAAAGCTTTCCGCAAGATTCATCCGAGATTGGTGAGAGAACTTGAGAAGAAGTTCAGTGGAAAG GAGGTTGTTCTCATTGCCACAAGGAGGATAGTGCGCCCGCCTAAGAAGGGTTCTGCCGTCCAAAGGCCTCGTACCCGAACACTTACCAGTGTTCATGAAGCCATGCTTGAGGACATAGTTTATCCCGCTGAGATTGTCGGAAAGCGAGTCAGATACAGACTTGATGGATCTAAGATAATGAAG ATTTTCTTGGATCCTAAAGCAAAGAATGACACAGAGAATAAGCTTGAAACGTTCTCTGGGGTCTACCGGAAACTCTCAGGGAAAGATGTGGTCTTTGAATTTCCAATTACAGAGGCTTGA
- the LOC140836397 gene encoding uncharacterized protein — protein MTPNWELKNCCDRDQKVFLISIGVFTVAILALWRTFVLTPFKLITVFLHEASHAIACKLTCGEVEGIQVHANEGGVTQTRGGVYWLILPAGYLGSSFWGMLLILASTNLLTARIAAGCLILSLIIVLFIAKNWTLRGLCVGFIVFIAIIWVLQETTKARILRYIILFIGVMNSLFSVYDIYDDLISRRVHSSDAEKFAEVCPCPCNGVAWGVIWGMISFIFLCGSIYLGLVILS, from the exons ATGACTCCGAACTGGGAACTGAAGAATTGCTGTGACCGTGATCAAAAAGTGTTCCTTATTAGCATTGGTGTTTTCACTGTTGCTATTCTTGCT TTATGGAGGACATTTGTTCTGACACCCTTTAAGCTCATTACTGTGTTTCTACATGAAGCCAGCCATGCAATTGCATGTAAACTTACTTGTGGTGAG GTGGAAGGTATCCAAGTTCATGCAAATGAAGGTGGCGTGACTCAAACACGTGGTGGTGTATACTGGTTGATCTTGCCGGCTGGAT ATCTTGGCTCATCATTTTGGGGTATGCTTCTTATACTTGCTTCAACAAATCTTCTCACGGCAAGGATTGCTGCTGGTTGTCTTATTCTTTCTCTTATTATTGTGCTCTTCATTGCTAAAAAT TGGACACTCCGAGGACTCTGTGTTG GATTTATCGTATTTATTGCTATTATTTGGGTTCTTCAAGAAACAACTAAAGCTCGTATCCTTCGCTACATTATACTCTTCATTG GTGTTATGAATAGTTTGTTTTCAGTCTATG ACATATATGATGACTTGATATCTCGAAGGGTTCACTCAAGTGATGCTGAGAAGTTTGCAGAAGTTTGCCCCTGCCCCTGTAACGGAGTTGCGTGGGGGGTGATTTG GGGAATGATATCCTTTATATTTCTCTGTGGATCAATATATCTTGGACTCGTCATCTTGTCTTGA
- the LOC140836398 gene encoding small ribosomal subunit protein eS7 isoform X1, giving the protein MNSFIGSVKNMFTASQKIHKDRDAEPTEFEENVAQALFDLENTNQEIKSDLKDLYINSALQIDVSGSKKAVVIHVPYRLRKAFRKIHPRLVRELEKKFSGKEVVLIATRRIVRPPKKGSAVQRPRTRTLTSVHEAMLEDIVYPAEIVGKRVRYRLDGSKIMKIFLDPKAKNDTENKLETFSGVYRKLSGKDVVFEFPITEA; this is encoded by the exons ATGAATTCATTTAT AGGTTCTGTCAAGAATATGTTCACTGCCTCTCAGAAGATTCACAAAGACAGGGACGCTGAGCCCACTGAATTTGAGGAGAATGTTGCTCAG GCTCTGTTTGATTTGGAAAATACAAACCAAGAGATTAAGAGTGACTTGAAAGACCTCTACATCAACTCTGCCTT GCAAATTGATGTTTCTGGAAGCAAGAAGGCTGTTGTGATCCATGTCCCTTATCGATTGCGGAAAGCTTTCCGCAAGATTCATCCGAGATTGGTGAGAGAACTTGAGAAGAAGTTCAGTGGAAAG GAGGTTGTTCTCATTGCCACAAGGAGGATAGTGCGCCCGCCTAAGAAGGGTTCTGCCGTCCAAAGGCCTCGTACCCGAACACTTACCAGTGTTCATGAAGCCATGCTTGAGGACATAGTTTATCCCGCTGAGATTGTCGGAAAGCGAGTCAGATACAGACTTGATGGATCTAAGATAATGAAG ATTTTCTTGGATCCTAAAGCAAAGAATGACACAGAGAATAAGCTTGAAACGTTCTCTGGGGTCTACCGGAAACTCTCAGGGAAAGATGTGGTCTTTGAATTTCCAATTACAGAGGCTTGA
- the LOC140836401 gene encoding ubiquitin receptor RAD23d-like — translation MKIFVKTLKGTHFEIEVKPEDTVGDVKKNIEKIQGSDIYPASQQMLIHQGKVLKDDTTLEENKVAEKTFVVIMLTKNKASSSGASTTSAAPASTGQTASNTPPSTQPIAAPLTPAVAPPQSAPESAPVPAPTTALDSMTDVYGQAASNLVAGSNLEGTVQHILDMGGGSWDRDTVVRALRAAFNNPERAVEYLYSGIPEQAELAPAAQPPTGGLPVNTSAQATQLAVPPGGPNANPLDLFPQGLPNMGSNASTGSLDFLRNSQQFQTLRAMVQANPQILQPMLQELGKQNPQLVRMIQEHQADFLRLINEPVEGEGNILGQFAEAMPQAITVTPEEREAIERLEAMGFDRALVLEVFFACNKNEELAANYLLDHMHEFDE, via the exons ATGAAGATTTTTGTGAAGACTTTGAAGGGAACCCACTTCGAGATCGAAGTGAAACCCGAAGATACC GTGGGGGATGTGAAGAAAAATATTGAGAAAATTCAGGGTTCTGACATCTATCCAGCTTCTCAGCAGATGCTTATTCATCAAGGGAAAGTTCTTAAGGATGACACTACACTGGAAGAGAACAAAGTTGCTGAAAAAACTTTTGTGGTAATTATGTTGACCAAG AACAAGGCATCATCAAGTGGAGCCTCAACCACATCTGCCGCACCAGCAAGCACA ggCCAAACTGCAAGTAATACACCTCCTTCAACTCAGCCAATAGCAGCACCCCTGACACCAGCTGTTGCACC TCCACAATCAGCTCCAGAGTCCGCTCCTGTTCCTGCACCTACCACTGCTTTGGA CTCGATGACAGATGTCTATGGTCAAGCAGCTTCAAATCTAGTTGCTGGAAGTAACTTGGAGGGTACTGTTCAACATATTCTTGATATGGGCGGTGGAAGTTGGGATAGAGACACAGTTGTTCGGGCGCTCCGTGCAGCTTTTAATAATCCTGAGAGGGCTGTTGAATACCTCTATTCT GGTATTCCAGAGCAAGCAGAACTTGCTCCTGCAGCTCAACCGCCTACTGGTGGGCTGCCTGTGAATACTTCAGCCCAAGCTACACAGCTAGCTGTACCTCCAGGTGGACCTAATGCCAATCCTTTGGATCTTTTTCCTCAG GGCCTCCCCAATATGGGCTCCAATGCAAGTACCGGGAGCCTAGATTTTCTACGCAACAGTCAACAG TTTCAAACACTGCGAGCCATGGTGCAAGCCAATCCTCAAATATTGCAG CCTATGCTTCAAGAGCTTGGAAAACAAAATCCACAACTAGTGAGAATGATTCAAGAGCATCAGGCTGACTTTCTACGTCTCATTAATGAACCTGTCGAGGGGGAAGG GAACATATTAGGACAATTTGCTGAAGCAATGCCACAGGCCATCACTGTCACACCGGAAGAGCGGGAAGCAATTGAACGG ctTGAAGCTATGGGTTTTGATCGGGCTTTGGTATTAGAAGTATTCTTTGCGTGCAACAAGAATGAGGAGTTGGCTGCTAACTACTTGTTAGATCACATGCATGAGTTTGATGAGTGA